A window of the Lactobacillus gasseri ATCC 33323 = JCM 1131 genome harbors these coding sequences:
- a CDS encoding PTS glucitol/sorbitol transporter subunit IIA — MKWNSTITAIGSEALDPNDNIVILFDNKATDKLRDVAVLQKFDEATPVEKFIFKKDDSITIDGTTYLALYVGPMVQMNMQAIGHATLVFTNEVPKKPMTNAIYLEKDPKEEMPKFKVGDWITYEHR, encoded by the coding sequence ATGAAGTGGAATTCTACAATTACTGCTATTGGATCAGAAGCGTTAGATCCAAATGATAATATCGTAATTTTATTTGATAACAAAGCAACTGATAAGTTGCGAGATGTTGCTGTTTTACAAAAATTTGATGAAGCAACTCCAGTAGAAAAATTTATTTTTAAAAAAGACGATTCAATTACGATTGACGGAACTACTTATTTAGCTTTATATGTTGGCCCAATGGTTCAAATGAATATGCAAGCTATTGGACATGCAACTTTAGTATTTACTAATGAAGTTCCGAAAAAGCCAATGACTAATGCAATTTATTTAGAAAAAGATCCTAAAGAAGAAATGCCTAAATTTAAAGTGGGGGACTGGATCACCTACGAACATAGATAA
- a CDS encoding lactonase family protein, protein MKVWFGGYTSHDSKGIYTANVENNEDDIKLVDVKNIVEIDRPTYFQLVGDLLFTIIQNGDQSGIATYRIKDGKAKQLDTYFHEGAAPCYISVDSQKHLVFTANYHLATINVFSYDENGKLTFITNDTHEGHGPRAEQDQAHPHFFDETPAGNLVSCDLGIDAVDFYKLDGDKLKHLARYQMESGFGTRHLVFSPDGKTMYIVGELSSQVNVARLNENTWEFEDIATYKTIPDDFSDHNGAAAIRISKDGKFIYISNRGHDSIAVFKVLNDGKLELVQRISVFGSFPRDFNWDKDEKYLVVANQNTNNATLYRRNSETGNLTPIQKDIPVPEATRVLFEED, encoded by the coding sequence ATGAAAGTTTGGTTTGGTGGCTATACTAGCCATGACTCAAAAGGAATTTATACTGCTAATGTAGAAAATAATGAAGATGATATTAAACTAGTTGATGTTAAAAATATTGTTGAAATTGATCGTCCAACTTATTTTCAACTAGTTGGTGATTTACTATTTACCATCATTCAAAATGGTGACCAAAGCGGAATCGCTACTTATCGCATCAAGGATGGAAAAGCAAAACAGTTAGATACCTATTTCCATGAAGGAGCAGCGCCTTGTTATATTAGTGTCGACTCACAAAAGCACCTAGTCTTTACTGCCAACTATCACTTAGCAACTATTAACGTTTTTTCTTATGATGAAAATGGAAAATTAACTTTTATTACTAACGATACTCATGAAGGTCACGGACCAAGAGCAGAACAAGATCAAGCCCACCCACATTTCTTCGATGAAACTCCAGCCGGTAATCTAGTTTCATGTGATCTAGGAATTGACGCTGTTGATTTTTATAAATTAGATGGAGATAAATTAAAACACTTAGCTCGTTATCAAATGGAAAGCGGCTTTGGTACTCGCCACCTTGTCTTCTCACCTGATGGAAAAACTATGTATATCGTTGGTGAATTATCAAGTCAAGTTAACGTTGCTCGCTTAAATGAAAATACTTGGGAATTTGAAGATATTGCAACCTATAAGACTATTCCTGACGACTTCAGTGATCACAACGGTGCCGCAGCTATTAGAATTTCCAAAGATGGTAAATTTATTTATATTTCTAATCGCGGTCACGATTCAATCGCTGTTTTCAAAGTCCTAAACGATGGAAAACTAGAATTAGTACAAAGAATTTCCGTCTTTGGATCATTCCCACGTGACTTTAACTGGGATAAGGACGAAAAATATCTTGTTGTAGCTAACCAAAATACTAATAATGCTACTTTATACCGTCGTAATTCCGAAACAGGTAACTTAACTCCTATCCAAAAAGATATTCCTGTACCAGAAGCTACACGTGTCTTATTCGAAGAAGATTAG
- a CDS encoding DUF2075 domain-containing protein produces MQNNATDKLSPLKKLTAEQEALVNQIINFTNQHLNNNFPATFTIYGDAGTGKSVVLSALFDQIQKLRQTKNSNFYQTNNYFLVNHPEILKVYKQIAGPLPELLKKNFQRPTSFINQLDKKQKEADIVIIDEAHLLLSKPDHYNNFYHDNQLVEIIKRSKVVILVFDPYQVLKMKTLWTKERLERITHLYPHKEYYLKHQFRMNASSDLIDWFNSFTENKIIKPIPDNATKNYDFRIFNDAEEMRKEIVKRNNEVGLSRILSTSGYPSTLDGGKHYIQEGKFKMPWDQYNYTSTPWAEIPETINEVGSIYTCQGFDLNYTGIIIGPPISQIPGQNKIQVNLDKITDIEMFKKRKDLTDPIEIKKLEERMVLNSLNVLFKRGIMGTYLYAHDPLLRKTLVSLFKK; encoded by the coding sequence ATGCAAAATAATGCTACTGATAAACTATCACCATTAAAAAAGTTAACCGCTGAGCAAGAAGCATTGGTTAATCAAATTATTAACTTTACCAATCAGCACCTTAACAACAATTTTCCTGCCACTTTTACTATTTATGGTGACGCTGGAACTGGAAAAAGCGTAGTCCTTTCTGCACTTTTTGATCAAATACAAAAATTACGTCAAACTAAAAATAGCAATTTTTATCAAACTAATAATTATTTCTTAGTTAACCATCCAGAAATCCTTAAAGTCTATAAGCAAATTGCCGGTCCGCTTCCAGAATTATTAAAGAAGAATTTTCAAAGACCAACTAGCTTTATTAATCAGTTAGACAAAAAGCAAAAAGAAGCTGATATTGTCATTATTGATGAAGCACACTTACTTCTCTCAAAACCTGACCACTACAATAATTTCTATCATGATAATCAATTAGTTGAGATTATTAAACGAAGTAAGGTAGTTATTCTAGTTTTCGATCCCTATCAAGTATTAAAAATGAAAACTCTTTGGACTAAAGAGCGACTAGAAAGAATTACGCATCTTTATCCACATAAAGAATATTACTTAAAGCATCAATTTCGAATGAATGCATCTTCAGATCTGATTGATTGGTTCAATTCTTTTACTGAAAATAAAATTATCAAGCCAATCCCAGATAATGCAACAAAGAATTATGACTTTCGGATTTTCAATGATGCGGAAGAAATGCGGAAAGAAATTGTTAAACGTAACAATGAAGTAGGCTTAAGTAGAATTCTTTCTACGTCTGGTTATCCTTCAACATTAGATGGTGGCAAGCACTATATTCAAGAAGGTAAATTTAAAATGCCATGGGATCAGTATAATTACACCTCAACACCTTGGGCAGAAATACCTGAAACGATTAATGAAGTAGGGTCAATATATACTTGCCAAGGTTTTGATCTAAACTATACAGGCATCATTATTGGACCGCCAATTAGTCAGATTCCTGGTCAAAATAAAATTCAAGTCAATTTAGACAAAATCACCGATATTGAAATGTTTAAAAAAAGAAAAGATTTAACTGATCCAATTGAAATTAAAAAACTAGAAGAAAGAATGGTACTTAATTCTTTAAATGTACTCTTTAAAAGAGGAATTATGGGAACTTATCTTTATGCACATGATCCTTTACTTAGAAAAACGCTAGTTTCGCTGTTTAAAAAATAG
- a CDS encoding oleate hydratase, whose translation MYYSKGNYEAFADTKKPADVDKKSAYIIGSGLAGLSTAFFLVRDAKMAGDKIHILEELDVAGGSLDGTKRPNAGFVVRGGREMEDHFECMWDMYRSVPSLRIPGASYLDEYYWLDKEDPNSSNCRLIHKRGNELPTDGLYQLGSHASEIVKLVLTPESEIQGKTIEEWFSPEFFKSNFWTYWSTMFAFEKWHSLAEMRRYCMRFIHHIDGLPDFTALKFNKYDQYDSMVKPLLKYLKDHGVKFEYGVQVENVLVDHEGNEKVAKKIVMKKDGKQEDIDLTENDLVFVTNGSITESSTYGNQTTPAPITHAKGGSWRLWENLAKQDPAFGHPDVFSENLPERSWFVSATTTLKNKKVAPYFERLTKRSLYDGKVNTGGIITVTDSNWGLSFTIHRQPHFPTQKPNEIVVWIYALYSDTEGNYIKKKVVDCTGQEIAEEMLYHLGVPESEIKELSSEENMNTVPVYMPYITSYFMPRHDGDRPAVVPEGSKNLAFIGNFAESPTRDTVFTTEYSVRTAMESVYTLLNVDRGVPEVWDSVYDIRELLRAMYYMADKKKLADQEMPLPEKLAVKAGMKKIKGTWIEELLEEANLI comes from the coding sequence ATGTATTATTCAAAGGGAAATTATGAAGCTTTTGCAGACACAAAAAAGCCAGCAGATGTAGACAAAAAATCTGCTTATATTATTGGTAGTGGATTAGCTGGTCTTTCAACAGCATTCTTCTTAGTTAGAGATGCTAAAATGGCTGGTGACAAGATTCATATTTTAGAAGAATTAGATGTTGCTGGAGGCTCTTTAGACGGAACTAAGCGTCCCAATGCTGGTTTTGTAGTTCGTGGTGGTCGTGAAATGGAAGACCACTTTGAATGTATGTGGGATATGTACCGTTCTGTTCCTTCGTTGAGAATACCAGGGGCATCCTACTTAGATGAGTATTATTGGCTCGACAAAGAAGATCCTAACTCATCAAATTGCCGGTTAATTCATAAACGTGGTAATGAATTGCCAACTGATGGTTTATATCAACTAGGTTCACATGCTAGTGAAATAGTTAAATTAGTTTTGACACCGGAATCTGAAATTCAAGGAAAGACTATTGAAGAATGGTTCTCTCCAGAATTCTTTAAGTCTAATTTCTGGACTTATTGGTCAACGATGTTCGCTTTTGAAAAATGGCATTCTCTTGCAGAAATGAGACGCTACTGCATGCGGTTTATTCACCATATTGATGGTTTACCAGACTTTACAGCTTTAAAGTTCAACAAATATGACCAATATGATTCAATGGTAAAACCACTACTTAAGTACTTAAAGGATCATGGCGTTAAGTTTGAGTATGGTGTTCAAGTAGAAAATGTTCTAGTTGATCATGAAGGAAACGAAAAAGTTGCTAAAAAGATTGTCATGAAGAAAGATGGTAAGCAAGAAGATATTGACTTAACTGAAAATGATCTTGTCTTTGTGACTAACGGTTCAATTACTGAAAGCTCAACTTATGGTAACCAAACTACACCAGCACCAATTACTCATGCTAAAGGTGGTTCATGGAGATTATGGGAGAATCTAGCTAAGCAAGACCCAGCATTTGGTCATCCTGATGTCTTTAGTGAAAACTTGCCAGAGAGATCATGGTTTGTTTCTGCAACTACAACCTTGAAAAATAAGAAAGTAGCACCTTACTTTGAAAGATTGACTAAACGCAGTTTATATGATGGCAAAGTAAATACTGGTGGTATTATCACAGTAACTGATTCTAACTGGGGCTTAAGTTTTACCATTCACCGTCAACCACACTTCCCAACGCAAAAACCAAATGAAATCGTCGTTTGGATCTATGCTTTATATTCAGATACTGAAGGAAATTACATTAAAAAGAAGGTTGTTGACTGTACCGGACAAGAAATCGCTGAAGAAATGCTGTATCATTTAGGTGTTCCAGAAAGTGAAATTAAAGAACTTTCTTCAGAAGAAAATATGAATACTGTTCCAGTATATATGCCTTATATAACTAGTTACTTCATGCCGCGTCATGATGGCGACCGTCCAGCTGTTGTACCAGAAGGTTCAAAGAATTTAGCCTTTATTGGTAACTTTGCTGAAAGTCCTACTAGAGATACTGTCTTTACTACTGAATATTCAGTTAGAACTGCGATGGAGTCAGTTTACACCTTGCTTAATGTAGATCGCGGAGTACCAGAAGTTTGGGATTCTGTTTATGACATTCGTGAATTACTTCGTGCAATGTACTACATGGCTGATAAGAAGAAGCTGGCAGATCAAGAAATGCCACTTCCTGAAAAGCTTGCCGTTAAAGCAGGGATGAAGAAGATTAAGGGAACATGGATTGAAGAATTGCTTGAAGAAGCAAACCTGATTTAA
- a CDS encoding RluA family pseudouridine synthase, with the protein MQYFKLKFENKTPQKLGRFLLRNGFSKRALTNSQHNGGMILVNHHRRYTSYLLHPGDEVIFILGEEKKNQWLKPSTNQLNIVFEQHDYLVVNKEAGVLSIPSRYEDNDAVVNRLIYYFQKNGQKDLKPHVITRLDRDTSGLVLVGKNAVAHARFSEMGKDCFIKKYHAIVHGNFSKEQETGTIDAPIGKLDAGVKRGIVANGQRSITKYRVLEQVNGASLVELQLLTGRTHQIRVHMQYLGHPLYGDPLYGIKDNFKRQALNCFYLKFDDPFSELKQEITISEPVDMKCLWQSLISNKL; encoded by the coding sequence ATGCAATATTTTAAATTAAAATTTGAAAATAAAACACCTCAAAAATTGGGGCGTTTTTTGTTAAGAAATGGTTTTTCTAAAAGAGCTTTAACTAATAGCCAGCATAATGGGGGAATGATTTTAGTAAATCATCATCGCCGTTATACTAGCTATCTTTTACATCCAGGGGATGAAGTAATCTTTATCTTAGGTGAAGAGAAGAAAAATCAATGGCTAAAACCATCTACTAATCAACTTAATATTGTTTTTGAACAGCATGATTATTTAGTCGTAAATAAAGAAGCTGGCGTTTTGTCAATCCCATCTCGCTATGAAGATAATGATGCAGTAGTCAACAGATTAATATATTATTTTCAAAAAAATGGGCAGAAAGATCTGAAGCCACATGTTATTACAAGACTTGATCGTGATACATCAGGATTAGTTTTAGTTGGAAAAAATGCAGTTGCTCATGCTCGATTTAGTGAGATGGGAAAGGATTGTTTTATTAAGAAGTACCATGCAATTGTGCATGGCAATTTTAGTAAAGAGCAAGAAACAGGGACTATTGATGCGCCAATCGGTAAACTAGATGCTGGCGTTAAACGCGGAATAGTAGCTAATGGTCAACGCTCAATTACAAAATACCGTGTTTTAGAGCAAGTTAATGGTGCGAGCTTAGTTGAATTACAGTTACTAACTGGCCGAACCCATCAAATTAGAGTTCACATGCAATACCTTGGACATCCCTTGTATGGTGATCCATTGTATGGGATTAAAGATAATTTTAAGCGACAAGCTTTGAATTGTTTTTATCTTAAGTTTGATGATCCTTTTTCTGAACTTAAGCAGGAAATTACTATTTCAGAACCAGTTGATATGAAATGTTTGTGGCAAAGCCTAATAAGTAATAAATTATAA
- a CDS encoding NAD kinase has product MKVALVYNEKVETLAVVKALEKLLDSRKIEIDPENPDVVITIGGDGTLISGFHKYQNLVDQIRFIGVHTGHLGFYTDWRNFEIGKMVDNLTKKQPSSASYPLLELIITTGSGEKKKLLALNEATIKRVSKTLKADVYIRDQFFESFKGDGLCVSTPTGSTAYSKSLGGAVIHPRLKALQMTEIASINNRVFRTLSSPIVIAPDEWITIKPESDDHYVVTYDGYEFNHKHIKKIEYRISQHVIRFDKYQHTHFWNRVEDAFIGQPKNK; this is encoded by the coding sequence ATGAAAGTCGCACTCGTTTATAATGAAAAAGTTGAAACCTTGGCAGTAGTTAAGGCATTAGAAAAATTGCTTGATTCTAGAAAGATCGAAATTGATCCTGAAAATCCTGATGTGGTAATCACAATTGGAGGAGACGGAACTTTAATTTCTGGCTTTCACAAATATCAAAATTTAGTTGATCAGATAAGGTTTATTGGTGTACACACGGGACACTTGGGTTTTTATACTGATTGGCGTAATTTCGAAATTGGAAAGATGGTTGATAATTTAACTAAAAAACAACCATCTTCCGCTTCTTATCCGCTGCTAGAATTAATTATTACTACTGGCTCAGGTGAAAAGAAAAAGTTACTTGCTTTAAATGAAGCAACAATTAAACGAGTTTCTAAGACTTTAAAGGCTGATGTTTATATTAGAGACCAATTCTTTGAAAGCTTTAAAGGAGACGGTTTATGTGTTTCAACGCCTACAGGGTCTACTGCTTACAGTAAATCATTAGGCGGCGCAGTTATCCATCCCCGTTTAAAAGCCCTGCAAATGACTGAAATAGCCTCGATTAATAACCGTGTATTCAGAACCTTATCGTCCCCAATAGTTATTGCTCCAGATGAATGGATAACTATTAAACCAGAAAGTGATGATCACTACGTAGTAACCTATGATGGATATGAATTCAATCATAAGCACATTAAGAAAATTGAGTATCGGATTTCTCAACATGTTATTCGATTTGATAAATATCAACATACTCACTTTTGGAATCGGGTAGAAGATGCCTTTATTGGGCAACCTAAGAATAAATAA
- a CDS encoding GTP pyrophosphokinase yields the protein MKDWDLFLWPYQQAVSELKVKFRSLRQSFLNKGEHSPIEFVVGRVKTVDSIKEKMTRRVIAPDVIENDMQDIAGIRIMCQFVDDIYRVVDLIHQRQDMQVIEERDYIQNAKPSGYRSYHMVIEYSVFLPDGPKKIIAEIQIRTLAMNFWATVEHTLNYKYQGKYPEDISKRLKSTAEAAYKLDEEMSSIKDEVQEAQRIFTKSKGKEQ from the coding sequence ATGAAAGATTGGGATTTATTTTTATGGCCTTATCAACAGGCTGTATCTGAATTAAAAGTTAAATTTCGATCACTTAGACAAAGTTTTTTAAACAAGGGTGAGCATTCGCCGATTGAATTCGTGGTCGGACGCGTAAAAACAGTCGATTCAATTAAAGAAAAAATGACGCGGCGAGTTATTGCTCCTGATGTCATTGAAAATGATATGCAAGATATAGCTGGCATCCGAATTATGTGTCAATTTGTTGATGATATTTATCGAGTAGTTGATCTAATTCACCAGCGTCAAGATATGCAGGTAATTGAAGAAAGGGACTATATTCAAAATGCTAAGCCATCTGGATACCGTTCTTATCATATGGTAATTGAATATTCTGTTTTTTTACCAGATGGACCTAAAAAAATAATTGCCGAAATTCAAATTCGGACCTTAGCAATGAATTTTTGGGCAACGGTAGAACATACATTAAATTATAAATATCAAGGGAAGTACCCAGAAGATATTTCTAAGCGACTTAAATCAACAGCCGAAGCTGCTTATAAGTTAGATGAAGAAATGTCATCAATCAAAGATGAAGTGCAGGAAGCACAGAGAATTTTTACTAAATCTAAAGGAAAAGAACAATAA
- a CDS encoding CYTH domain-containing protein — translation MSKNLEIESKTLLDKDTYEKMRDAFTAKSDFIQKNYYFDTPDFDLKNSDASLRIRILVDHAEQTIKVKETNPKENKYSERVEINDLLSVAQAEQMAQSAYEGTFFLFGGDVGNYLQKHYSNKAIHSLKLISWSQTRRILAAGPENCELTLDLTEFPDGYYDFELEIENDDPATIKKVLAELEKQFNFKADKENTNQSKVKRAWEHKK, via the coding sequence ATGAGTAAAAATTTAGAAATTGAATCAAAAACACTCCTAGATAAAGATACCTACGAAAAAATGCGTGACGCATTTACTGCTAAATCAGATTTTATTCAAAAAAACTACTACTTTGATACACCTGATTTTGACTTAAAAAACAGTGATGCTAGTTTAAGAATCAGAATTTTGGTTGATCATGCTGAACAAACTATTAAAGTTAAGGAAACCAATCCTAAAGAAAATAAATATAGTGAAAGAGTAGAAATTAATGATCTTCTATCAGTAGCTCAAGCCGAGCAAATGGCTCAAAGTGCCTACGAGGGTACTTTCTTCTTATTTGGTGGTGATGTTGGTAATTATTTACAAAAACATTATTCTAATAAAGCCATTCACTCCTTAAAACTAATTTCTTGGAGCCAAACACGTAGAATATTAGCTGCGGGACCAGAGAATTGTGAATTAACTCTTGATTTAACAGAATTTCCAGATGGTTATTATGACTTTGAATTAGAAATTGAAAACGATGATCCAGCAACTATAAAAAAGGTACTTGCTGAATTAGAAAAACAGTTTAATTTCAAAGCTGACAAGGAAAATACTAACCAAAGCAAAGTAAAACGTGCCTGGGAACATAAAAAATAA